The genomic window AGAAGACAACATCATATGGGAAGAAAACCATATAACTGACTACATGACTGCCTTGAAATATGAATTCAAGGCTAGCAACACTCCCTCCTTTCACCTTGTCATTATGGAAGGCTTATTGGTGGTATCCACCTTAATGGCCAGTTAGTGGTGCAACAACAACAGACTAGactttctttaaagaaattggTATTGCAAGATAATAGAGCAGATTCCATGGAACCCACCTACATCCTTCAAGGATAACAGCATTTCCCCAGTGCTACACATAAACAGAATTTTGTGACTATTTATGTAAATAAGGAAAACCCCAGCCAAGTCTTTATCTGCCACACATGGTGAACAATTTCCCAAGGATCTTCTCCCGGATCTGCCTGGTCTTCACACAGTACACAATGGGATTCATCAGGGGTGGCACCAACAGTAAGATGTTAGCAATGAGGATCATTGTGAGTGGAGATTTGTGCTTGGCAAAGCGATGCATAGCAGCTAGGGTGATGATGGGCACATAGAAGATGAGCACTGCACAGATGTGAGAGACACACGTGTTGAAGGCTTTAAGTCTCTCTGAGAAAGAGGCAAGTCCAAGAACTGTTTTTAGGATTAGTAAATAGGACAAGGCGATGCATACCAGGTCCAACATGGTACAGAGGGCAGCAAAGAATCCATAGATAACATTGACTCTGTTGTCACTGCATGCCAGCTTCATAACATCGTGATGGAAACAATAGGAGTGGGACAGGACGTTTTTGTGACAATAGCGCAGCCTCTTTAGTGTTAAAGGAAATGGAAGCACTAAAAGGAAGCTCCTGATAGCCATAACCAGCCCCATTTTGGAAATTCTGGCAGTCGTTAAGATGGAGCTGTATCTCAGGGGGTTATGAATGGCTATGAAGCGATCAAAGGACATGATCAGAAGCACTGAGGATTCCATGACAGTGAAGCCATGGATAAAGAACTCTTGGGCAAAGCAGGCATCAGGGGTGATTCCTGGGGCATTGAACAAGAAGATTCTCAACATAGTGggtaaggaggagagggagagtccTAGGTCAGAGATGGCTAGCATAGAGAGGAAATAGTACATGGGCTCATGGAGAGAGGCTTCTGTCTTGATCACAAGCAGGATGGTACAGTTGCCTAGGATGGCAATCAAATACATGAAGCAAATTGGGATAGAAATCCATATGTGAACATGTTCTAATCCTGGAATcccaatcaagaaaaaaattttaatttccgAAGTATTTAGCTCTGACATAATGAGCAAGAAAGCAATTTCTCTTCCCAGATCTAAAATGACATGAATGGAAGAGAATGTTAAATCaaatgagcttttaaaaatattttgataactttatttcaatattgctggttttatttataatcttatatattttatttttgtatttaaatcaTTATACTTTGATCTTCATAAACTTCACCACACTTCCAAAAGGGTTTGTGACACAAAAATGTTAAAGATTTCTTGATCTAAGAGAAAGTTGATGAATCATGTAGTCTGGAATCCAATGATGTCTACCGAGAGAGGAGCCAAAGTAtgtcaaagtaataataaagacagagatgggggggaaagtggggagagggagtgaataatgtggaaaggaatgaaaggagagagaggtgtggaaggagagagaaatgaccagggaagagagagagagagagagagagagagagagagagagagagagagagagagagagagagagagacagagacatagacagagacagagacagagacagagacagagagaatatttTCTATCAATGGAATTCTTAAAATGGAAGATTAATATATAACTATCAGTTTTGTTATGGAAATGATTACTAAATTTGTTAGACATTagtttaaatgatttctaaaatgcATTCATTCCAACATTTCATATTCTATGCACCAAAGTAGAATTCCATAGAAGACTGCATTGATTAGAGATGATTAGACTCctaagaatgaaacaatcttcCAATGCatcacatttttttgttttgtttttgtatagctCAAATTCtgttaattttaataattgctaTGATTTCTATAGtgatttaaagttttcaaagataTATTAATTTACTCTCATAtgatcctaacaacaaccctGGTATATAGATGCTcttcttatctttattttacagatgagaaaactgagacagacagaagttaaataatttcccAAGATATTTATGAAAGGTTcaatttggatttgaattcagatcttcctgactccaggacatttttttcctttattaattctaaatctttttctttgtcactttcacccattgcttctagttctaaatttttcAAGTATATTTTGTCTTCCACATGGCAGTCCTATAAACACTTACAGGCCACCATCATGTTCCCCACTGAGTCTTCTCTTTTGCAGACTAAACATATCACTTCAGTCATTTCTTATACATCACAAACTCCTCACCCTTCAGTATCTCCATTCACTTTCTCAGAATGTTCATTGGCTTATTAATGTCTTTTTAAAGTGTTGTCCTTCTTACCCGCCCCACCCCCAAAATGAACACAATTCTCTAGCTCTGGACTGAATAGGAAGAGTACATCATGCATAATGGCTTCTTGTTCAAGGACTCTCAAACCCAGGTTTTTTACCCTATGCTGCTCTACTGTCTCTCTGCCATTCACTTTGGGGACTTAATAAAGACCCTTATACTttccacaacatggaaatgaacAATTTTTGCAATGTTGGTTCTGGGATGGTTTGCATGGATTCTGGGCTGAGATTTCTCCATAGATCCCTCCTTCCTGCTCTGTCTTGGATGAAATGTATATACCAGCATCAGAACTCTACATCTGGGGCCCTGAGAGTGGTAGGAGAAAAGCCTCACCTGTACCatgtgtggaagaggcatgaaggaagagagaatttcatgcattcaagacagagagtaaaggccctcagatgtcaatcaagaaataacatttcaaatagaatgttcccaggaaagtcagttggagcctggccagaAGATGAACTGAGACTGCCTTGGCTTCTGACCAAGGGGAGAGACTGTTTTGGTTTCTTAATAAGGGGGAGACTGGCTTgctttctgaccaagggagagactggCTTCTTCTGTCCTAGGTTGAAGGACCCttgaaggagggggggggggggcctctgGAGCTAGGCTGAAAAGAAATTAACTattgttggtggctttgtgtaattggaagaagaaagaagattaaacggTTGTCCTCCATTtccctgacagactttgtgtaacagttgtgacaggactgacatttccaaAAATCCTTCTAACCTtccttatagactagggacaaccgtatccctctcacctcatcttacctcagtcctccatcctgttgttcccaataaacccccttacttgagaaaggaagagaaaagagtgtttcctcataaacctcagagtccactcaggggggagggaggaagccaaaggcttcagaagagggtggtgaagggattgagggaggaggagggtaggaaaaatattaatctattagccatcagtagtgatcaataggcaaccccagaatatATCTCTCTAGTaacatctctctatctctcagaagtattctatctccattataactggGCACCCTGAGGTtccccctagtatctctctagtcacaagccagggTATCTAgttattacaactagaaatattTCCTTCAGTATCCTATTTATAATACAATTGGCACCTAGAAGCttgactgaaccccacaatccttagATAGGCAGaatagtaaagaaagaaaaaaacaatgtttAGACAAGTTATTTGTGGAACTGTGATTGTGGCTATCTTCGCTTGTTTCTGGGTCTACCACATATTGTACAGCAGAATGACCCATATAATAATGGAATCTATTGATTATATAGGCAGCTTAATAAGGTCTGTTTTGCAGTTACCATTCCAAACAGACCTTATACTCTGGCAGGTCCTGGCTCAGGTGTATGTGATCTTTATGGCTTTCCTTCAAACTCTGATCCAAgtaaagaagatctttagatttgtgattcccctGAAGGCAGAAACTATATTGGCTATTGATAACAACCTGGAAAGCATGATTAAGGATATGTTTGAgcaattgattaaggaaaaaggactagatcaGGTTATGAGCAAGGATAATGGACAAACAGATAGCGTACctaaggaaaatgaaggtgacaatgaGAACAAGCCTGTGAACCTGAAAAAATCTGTCCACTAAAAGAGGACACCAAATTATCCAGTAATGCTGGTATGCTATACTtcaaagcccatagacaattcatcccacaggaacttgaatccataaagAGACGTTTCCCTAAATTTGTagaacatcctttcaaatctcaaaaggaGTTGAAACAAGCTTTCAAAatctttgatcctgattttgaagaCATCGAGTTCCTGCTATCAGAACTGTTCACCCCCCATGAACAGAGACAATTCTTGGAAAAGACAAGATCTGATGGTAATttgactagctggccaactgtgGAGCAAAGGGTAGATATGGACTTTGCTAACCCTACTAGCATGTCTTACCTAAGAAAATGTAGGAAGGATTTGCTTCAGGTCATAAAACAATGCTGTTCAAAATCAAATGCATGGGCTCGGTTTGCTAAGATCTTGcagaataaaggggaacatcctgccacatacatagaccgtCTGTCAGAGATGGAAGATTCAATTTTGGGAATAGAAACTGATACTGAAGAATCTTCAAGCCATGTCTGTAGACAATTTCTAAGGGGTTGCACACCTAATTTGAATCATTTTTTCAAACAGTATTTCCCTAAGTATGATTCAGTCACCCTGATAGAACTGCATGAGGCAGCAACTTACTTACATGATAGTAATTAAGAACAAAGGAAACAAGTCCAGGACCtaaaagaaaagttggaaatgatAGAGCATAAtcttaaataaaaggaaattgaagaaatcaagAGACTAAACATGGATAAGACATATATAACATCTACTTAAAAGAAACCTAGTTACAAGGAAAAAccagtgcagagagaaactagggaATGCTTCTTTTGTCACAAAAAGGTCATTCggttagaaattgttttttaaagaagaaacatgagattaacaacaagaacatgaaaaattcacaaactaggtacaagaagtGTACTTGTTGTTCACATTACAAAttaaagtcctcacagcaagctcTAGACTTGAATGAAATGCAACAGGGTATAAAAACTGGAGCAAAATCTAAGTACTCAGATATGGTTaggaaagagttatgaagccaggcgCCTAAGATATTTAGTGTGacaaatggagatagaagaaatagtgagaatgaggctgcagttaaaaataatagaaaaaagttgggaaatggtgaaaattcagttcaagaaagtgaatctgtgagtgatagtacatgcaataaagcaagagaatgGCAAAGACAGATTAAAGagccagaaatagaaataaaaggaattgtCTCAGAAATTGCAAATTGAGATAAGAGACTTTGAAAAGAGCTGCACAGTAACTaaacaggaaaataattaaaggaaatcaaATCTTTACTAgggaactttttccagtgtagagtagATAAGGGGATtgaattatgaaaaagaaaaagaatgaaaaagtcacaagaactcaagcaaaagtttgtgacagatacagagacacataatttcaattccctagaGGTTACTattgctaaagaagaaaatataaaggcttTAAAAACTTTCACAGATTTGTATTAGGAATTCCCACCAAACTTAGTTATTTCTGTAAATAGCTGCATGGCAAAGGTACCCTTAGAAAGTACatatgatttgaatccagaagctgataCATTCCATCCAGTAATTACTGATGTAGATGAGAAAAAACTAACTGAAAATGGAGCTATATTACTTTTGAAcacaataatcctattcaaagtaatggaagtGACAGAACAGTTAAATTCTAATACACATGAACGGAGTATGTTCCCCTCCTCTCTTTGGCCCTGAATGAGGAAATCtcactttcctgatttccttcctCATTCACTCTAGGACTTAATCATATATCTGAGTACACACATGCTCATGCCTATACATATGTTTATGTGGGGAAAAAACACTTTCAAACAGATGCACACAAACTAAATCAGAATCCTCAGTCAGTCAAATGTCCTCCTCCCCAGTGCTTACCTGATTGTCagtattcacacacatatattagcACCTAATTCTATACAATATATACAAGTACATAATACATTTGATACAAAATATTCATTAATGTAAGCACAAACAAATATATCAATGTATTTAGACATGAAAACActttataatacatgtatagacACACTGACTCAGATGTGTACACATAAATATTTCAGTCCCTTCCTATGCATTCAGCTGCTCAAAAATATGCCTAACACCTCAGAAAtacattcattttttctccccAGATCTTCTTACTACTCCCTCCATACCTGAGTTTGTCTAGAGGAGCTCACTGAGGCATCTGAGAACTTAACAGAATTTAGACTCTATGTAAAAGAGAAACATGCATGGGCTCAAGATGGAGCCTCCTCAGCCTGTGGGCCCCCTGCATCATGACCAGGTCTTATCTCCATTCACAAAGATCTCACCCTTCCCACTCCATGCCACTCCCAGAAAATCTCTGGGGAATAGTAGAAATCTTCTTGGTCTATGTATAAACATGGGCCCTCTGGGCCCTGGGCTGAATTAACCCCTGTGtttgtttcactcatttattttactatcaaatttaaattcatcaaGTAACTGTGCAATATCTTAAGGAATGCCAAAAGTGCTGGTGCTGGTAGTAGAATTGAATAGAAGGAGGATGCTAATTATGAtcataaattgtttatattataccttacatatattatctcctttgagatTATAACAGGGTAGAATGGATAATttgaatattattatccccatttgatagatgaggaaataagatTAATTAACTTGTGACTCAAGTCTTGTGACTTTAAATGACATTCCCTTTCTACCAACAGGTAATTATGGTGAAATCAGCAACAGattcaatcttttcttttttacctcacattttaaaatttatttttagaatattttcccatgcatCTTTGAAGAGGGTCAAAAGAGAGTTCAGAGCTCCCTCTCCCAAACTTTGAAAGGCAATGATTTTAAATATGTtattccaaaaacaaaaaaagcttaggggaaaaatattttcccatggttacatgattctgttctcttcctcccctctccctcccctggagctgaccagcaattccactggttcaTACATATCTTATTACTCAAAAACTAttgccatattattcatttttgtaacagagtaatcttttaaaactccaaatcatatgcccatataaccaagtgatgaCTATGTGTGTTCCttatgcatttctactcccatagttctttctctagatgtggataacgttctttttcataagttccatgggattgttcttgatcattgcattgctattagtagcagagtctcaCATTTGATTGATTGTTTTACAATGTTTttcctgtgtataatgttctcctggttctgttcatttcactcctcatcagtccatggaggtcttcccagttcatatagaaatcaaacagttcatcattccctatatcacagtagtattccattaccatcatatacctcaatttgttcagtcgttccccaattgagggacacccctttgttttccattttttgccactaaaaaaaagagcagttataaatattttgtacaaacatttttccttattatctatttgggatacaaacctagtagatgtattgctggatcaaaggatatgcaatcttttaaagtcctttggacataattccaaatcgccctccagaatggttggatcaattcataactctaccagcagtgcattggTATAGATTAGATCCTTTCTTGAGCaccctttaatttaattttaattaattttagccagatttgaacttgagaattCATATGATCCATCATTTTGTCTCAGTACAGGTGAATATGTCTCTAGGTATCATGATAACTATTAGGGACTCCTAACTAATTATTGGTATCTACTATCCATATCACTTGCTTTTCCCACAATAACTCATTTTTCTCTACCACTTTTTTGAAattgaatgaaattgaaaaatgaaatttttgctATATATCAACTCACTTGATATTCCCAACAATATTGTAAAGTGGGTGTATAAGGGGAAAAGTGtagaaaatttaagtattttgCCCAAGTCACAGAAATACCAGATACCAGTTACCCAGAAAAGAGATCTAACCCTTCAATTCAGAATACAGTGCTCTGTCTCTTGTATTAGACTCTCAATTCAATTGACTTTCCTTCACCATTTCTCTCCTCACAAATGATTCTTTTATTTGTATGTTTTCCTCCTTATTGTGGTTAGAGCTCAGTGGTGAGCCTTTGTCTGAGATAAAGATCAATCAATAGCCAAAGTTAGAAATATTAATCTCCATTTTTAGGTGAATAGCTCAGAAAGTAATTTGAGTACTGTAATGATTAGAATTTAGGAATatgtggagactgaggcaggtagaaattagtttctctcagcAAGGAGTATTAtcttttttagaggtttattaaaggttaaagattaaagaatatacaagtaagaaacatgtgcctaggccagaggcctagacaaaataacctcacatcatgcaagagaagtgcctgctccaaaaaggaagtccaaaaaaagccaagagccctcaaaagcctttgaatcagcttaaatatcttctcaatctcggcccaggtgagattacaacgcattctggggaagtggagcaaaggctcatggggattgtagtcctgtattcgagtctattttttacattcccccctttgatcgtttgcaaaaaaattaatttttttccaaaggatcatgaaaacataatcaatttaaagattaaaataatttgaggataagagaaagaaaagaataaaaccaataattactggacgcattgacagaaagccagttagggggcagtcccctttggcatgaaagtatgcatgcaaataaatgttcattaaccacacccaaagttcatttttgtgcatttcgtggtctggaggcttcttcatgatggcttctccaacagttcagtttctgactTCAGGGAAGTAGCaccttctttacctaaaattcttctcaaaaggaatttaaactttgcaatttaaataatgattttttttacattccccccattaagagggtgataaAAAAaggggatcacttagggatgcatggctgaggtatgaggtatatgaatcaattggcaagagatattaaaaagatatcagaaaaatcaaaaggaaagaaaaatttctggatgaaaatatagactatcaaagtcttatgtgtaaaaatttcaagtagaagaaaaataaatctataacaggtccttcaatcagggcccaatcaaaatgatctaagtaatgatgcatttacccagtcattgccaggactacagaaaggtaccacactatgagaggcagaaaagaaagggaccagattatagaagccaagtaggagccaaggtttcggggatactggtctgtgagtatcttcagggtgagtgtggatacaaggaaagcctatgtcttaacagatgttaaacatagtaacctcgagtcttcacactaggttcaagacctttgtattggcctagaagtgcatcaatccatcctagattggcctttctttggccctatgaaatggctcttgtgtgtatctcttgtcctggaatcagacagaatcattaagcaaagtcccataatttatttaaataattagtggcttcatttttatagtcacaagccttttagggcatgtattagcaaatgtatcttaaacttaaaaatcaaaaggttaaagaaaatcttaatactggtgacatgtgcttcaaatataaaaaggagagaaaaaataataaaaaaactgaaaaagtatattgcacatgcaagaaatatatattaataatagagcctttaaaaattcaaaaatatagcttataaccattgacactctgtgtcagttaagaaaatataaaatacaaggctttctcaccaaaaaatgagatccatttcctctttgtatctggccatgatcactatgagtagaaggcaaatgaattgaacaaggttaacaatttttcatttttaaaaatacagtagtacaaatatgtagatatcaaaatccccaaaattctcaatagcccaattaattacaatagcaaacaaacacactttcatatttcacataagttgctgtatgacatttttaaaacctatgaattgatggacatttgtcacaatctttacaaacatagcaatccttcaaccttggtatttaaacatattttttaaaacaaagtaaaactcatcttgggtttagaagataatcaataaatctatatatcattctggtagaagtaaaatagtgagctgaagagcataaataaaggggtgctcctttttcttggaggcttataaggatacaaatgccctgagattaactgcccaacttccattcacatgtgggaaggatgggggttataaaatacatttcacttcagctactgtaatgggccttacctcgtggtaggagcaggcaaaaataaccagattgttaaaaaaaattccaaaaatcatatttaaaaaacccttaaaatcaaatcatttgaggtatatagcacattaaattttccaaaggttgttaatacaattataaccagttctgaagtccatctatcctcagcaaaataaaaaaaagctgttttttcatatatgggcttattcacaacaatatttgttcaacagttataggggaaaaacaacagaatttcaaaactcagtacattcaaaataaattcaatcaaccttcagttcaagcagaataatattgaatccagtaatatatgaacttaaaatcacaaagttaaaccttaaacaaaaaatgcaatagaatacagagatttttttataaaccattggagtctgaaatgccttagaatatagcctttagtctcttcaaagttccttgggttttttgtttgtttgtttgtt from Monodelphis domestica isolate mMonDom1 chromosome 4, mMonDom1.pri, whole genome shotgun sequence includes these protein-coding regions:
- the LOC100020167 gene encoding olfactory receptor 51A7-like encodes the protein MSELNTSEIKIFFLIGIPGLEHVHIWISIPICFMYLIAILGNCTILLVIKTEASLHEPMYYFLSMLAISDLGLSLSSLPTMLRIFLFNAPGITPDACFAQEFFIHGFTVMESSVLLIMSFDRFIAIHNPLRYSSILTTARISKMGLVMAIRSFLLVLPFPLTLKRLRYCHKNVLSHSYCFHHDVMKLACSDNRVNVIYGFFAALCTMLDLVCIALSYLLILKTVLGLASFSERLKAFNTCVSHICAVLIFYVPIITLAAMHRFAKHKSPLTMILIANILLLVPPLMNPIVYCVKTRQIREKILGKLFTMCGR